Proteins encoded by one window of Anopheles maculipalpis chromosome 2RL, idAnoMacuDA_375_x, whole genome shotgun sequence:
- the LOC126558987 gene encoding U6 snRNA phosphodiesterase 1, whose amino-acid sequence MLPSPNLQFKDDTNDAAFDEKDPSKHQGRTRSFPHERGIWASYVYIDYSESDGWIEMQDECRTVLNSAKTVDFMPIDRMHLSLSKTFTIRHHNIAPFVENLREQLKGHRRFRLEFSGLEVYVNEERTRTFLGVRVSEEAYGTLNELVTSVDECLSEYKLPLYYTERAFHVSILWCLGDQEAEVRKELPALTSVFERVYEEEYCDISQLVKKIWFKCGNKMFHFDLI is encoded by the exons ATGTTACCTTCCCCGAATCTACAGTTCAAGGATGACACAAACGATGCGGCTTTTGATGAGAAAGATCCGAGCAAACACCAAGGACGGACACGTTCCTTTCCACACGAACGAGGCATCTGGGCCAGTTATGTATACATAGACT ACAGTGAATCAGACGGTTGGATCGAAATGCAAGACGAATGCAGAACCGTGCTAAACTCAGCAAAAACGGTCGACTTCATGCCCATCGATCGGATGCATCTAAGTCTCTCCAAAACTTTCACCATCCGGCACCATAATATCGCACCATTTGTGGAAAATCTGCGGGAGCAACTCAAGGGTCATCGACGTTTTCGGCTTGAATTTTCCGGATTGGAGGTGTACGTGAATGAGGAGCGTACTCGCACATTTCTAGGCGTTCGAGTGAGCGAGGAAGCGTATGGCACGCTTAATGAACTTGTCACCAGTGTGGACGAATGTTTGAGCGAATATAAGCTGCCGTTGTACTATACTGAGCGTGCATTTCACGTCAGCATACTTTGGTGTTTGGGTGATCAAGAAGCAGAAGTTCGTAAGGAATTGCCTGCACTTACGTCCGTGTTTGAGCGAGTGTACGAGGAAGAGTATTGTGACATTAGTCAGTTAGTGAAAAAAATTTGGTTTAAGTGTGggaataaaatgtttcattttgatCTTATTTGA
- the LOC126557894 gene encoding protein Notchless produces MDVDESELPTTKTVQARFVSDVGEEAGPPLALPVNVTKEQLELICNALLKNEKPTPYLFFVNDEEIKQSIDQTVDQKRLNAEDVLDIVYQPQAVFRVRAVSRCTSTMPGHAEAVVSLAFSPNSIHLASGSGDKTLRLWDLNTETPHHTCTGHRQWVMCVAWAPDSLKVASACKAGEIRIWCPDTGKQLGRPLVGHKKWISCLSWEPYHRNAECRFLASAGNDNDARIWDIVLGTCVKVIAGHTAPVTAVRWGGSGLLYTSSRDRTIKMWRSEDGALCKTFTGHAHWVNNLALNTDYVLRTGPFHPVMDKSLMYGDGSNKEALKQLALERYEKVCPDGVESFVSCSDDFTLYLWRANQKQFVTRMTGHQNVVNDVKYSPDVKFIASASFDKSIRLWRAGDGAFICALRGHVQAVYTVGWSADSRLVLSGSKDSTLKVWSVKERKLVQELPGHADEVYGVDWAPDGSRVASGGKDKVLKLWAY; encoded by the exons ATGGACGTAGATGAAAGCGAACTGCCAACAACCAAAACGGTGCAGGCCCGATTCGTGTCGGATGTGGGTGAAGAAGCAGGTCCTCCGTTGGCGCTACCGGTCAACGTCACCAAGGAACAGTTGGAACTGATATGCAATGCGCTACTGAAGAAT GAGAAACCAACACCGTATCTGTTTTTCGTAAACGATGAAGAGATCaagcaatcgatcgatcaaacCGTCGACCAGAAGCGACTGAATGCGGAAGATGTGCTGGATATCGTTTACCAGCCGCAGGCCGTATTTCGCGTCCGGGCAGTATCCCGCTGTACCAGCACCATGCCCGGTCACGCCGAAGCCGTCGTGTCGCTCGCGTTCAGCCCAAACAGCATACATCTAGCGAGCGGATCGGGTGACAAAACACTAAGATTATGGGATCTGAACACCGAAACGCCGCACCACACCTGTACTGGCCACCGGCAGTGGGTGATGTGTGTGGCCTGGGCACCGGATTCTCTCAAGGTAGCGTCAGCGTGTAAGGCAGGCGAAATCCGTATCTGGTGTCCGGATACGGGCAAACAGCTCGGTCGACCGCTTGTCGGTCACAAAAAGTGGATCAGCTGCCTCTCATGGGAACCCTACCATCGGAATGCCGAATGTCGCTTTCTGGCGAGCGCCGGAAACGATAATGATGCACGGATATGGGATATAGTGCTCGGTACGTGTGTGAAGGTGATCGCCGGTCACACGGCACCGGTTACGGCGGTACGCTGGGGAGGTTCCGGGCTGTTGTACACGTCATCGCGCGATCGTACGATCAAAATGTGGCGGTCGGAAGATGGTGCACTGTGCAAAACGTTTACCGGCCATGCACACTGGGTAAATAATTTGGCACTCAACACCGATTACGTATTGCGCACGGGACCTTTTCACCCGGTAATGGACAAAAGTTTGATGTACGGAGATGGTAGCAACAAAGAAGCACTGAAGCAGCTGGCTCTGGAGCGATACGAGAAGGTGTGTCCGGATGGGGTGGAATCTTTTGTATCGTGTTCGGATGATTTCACACTGTACCTGTGGCGAGCGAATCAGAAACAGTTCGTAACACGGATGACCGGGCATCAGAACGTAGTAAACGATGTTAAGTATTCACCGGATGTGAAGTTTATTGCGTCCGCATCGTTTGACAAATCGATTCGCTTGTGGCGTGCTGGTGATGGTGCATTTATTTGTGCACTGCGAGGACACGTCCAGGCCGTTTATACGGTAGGATGGTCGGCCGATTCGCGGTTGGTGCTGAGCGGCAGCAAGGATTCCACGCTGAAGGTTTGGAGTGTGAAGGAACGCAAGCTGGTACAAGAATTGCCAGGTCATGCGGATGAAGTGTACGGCGTGGATTGGGCTCCAGATGGCTCGAGGGTGGCCTCGGGTGGCAAGGATAAAGTGTTGAAGCT CTGGGCATATTAA
- the LOC126559776 gene encoding myb-like protein Q: protein MSHSPPNYMDGVPVKISERFKPPPKIVLPQGVVNRLNQYDVEQVLHDSCYEGELEDTVLKRVAEWKAVKERERYERKTRLQVREQERARLIEQEQKQKLNQISYPNTDELSSASDDNDADEPTAARTINASDDEYEEENDESAPSGSSDERTNNAKPFDHMSQLSSILVPTVIRDVVPSAVSHAPYPNVLVKATTTTTTIPKTALSETAMPNVATFGSNNNNNNNNYNKINYSDFENDTSSPFDNMELRTINDLDILAQVLKQNATLIASPTNEVEKQELPETNETKDAIQPVQPSPAVQSSEQRQAQPQHPAHHNPSPVTTNPYSSTAYTTTNQQYSMYPGYQQPTQTTIASAGVNEYLPSPYSAYQPPYSNYGTQYETTALAASCYSNYPSSTYHVTPASQNHQSSTYSPVVTNYAYGYQQQQQSYVTAPSSSMASGTGTSTYAPSYGYSNTNAAHKQTGGYYTNYQTVSTSGGGTTAYPSIYTTATGTVAMGADAQTGLRSKSRSVPDIMRQLDDEVQDSATRRTRNNSQTIADRQTGTDQYAASSNSSTERSSVDYTIYNQLTQTDQNIVKRISNMGFPLERVVWVLKRIGNDDKKIVEHLIPLNELLDLGFEGEKISDALLKFDNNKHKALDYLIS, encoded by the exons ATGTCGCACAGTCCACCCAACTACATGGACGGCGTTCCGGTGAAAATATCCGAGCGCTTTAAACCTCCACCAAAGATAGTGCTCCCGCAGGGTGTTGTTAACCGTCTGAACCAGTACGATGTCGAGCAGGTACTGCATGACTCATGTTACGAGGGCGAGCTGGAAGATACGGTACTTAAGCGAGTAGCGGAATGGAAAGCCGTGAAGGAGCGCGAACGCTACGAGAGGAAGACACGTTTGCAGGTCAGAGAGCAGGAACGGGCGCGACTGATCGAGCAGGAACAGAAGCAAAAGCTCAATCAAATCTCGTACCCCAACACAGACGAGCTGTCCAGTGCTAGCGACGATAATGATGCGGACGAACCAACGGCGGCGCGCACGATAAACGCATCGGACGATGAGTACGAGGAAGAGAACGATGAATCTGCCCCGTCCGGCTCATCGGACGAGCGTACCAACAATGCAAAACCGTTCGATCATATGAGCCAGCTAAGCTCTATACTGGTACCGACTGTGATACGGGACGTAGTGCCCAGTGCTGTGTCGCACGCTCCATACCCAAATGTACTCGTTAAAGcaactaccactactactaccattCCAAAGACGGCCCTATCCGAAACGGCGATGCCGAATGTCGCCACGTTtggaagcaacaacaataacaataacaataattataataaaatcaattactCGGACTTTGAAAACGATACGTCGAGTCCGTTCGATAACATGGAGCTGCGAACGATCAACGATTTAGACATTTTGGCTCAAGTGTTGAAGCAAAACGCTACCCTGATTGCTAGTCCAACGAATGAGGTTGAAAAGCAGGAACTGCCGGAAACGAATGAAACGAAAGATGCGATACAACCGGTACAACCTTCCCCGGCCGTACAGTCTTCAGAGCAGCGGCAAGCGCAACCGCAGCATCCGGCGCATCACAATCCCTCTCCAGTTACAACCAATCCGTACAGCAGTACAGCCTACACCACGACGAATCAGCAGTATTCGATGTATCCGGGGTATCAGCAACCCACGCAAACGACGATCGCTTCAGCCGGTGTAAATGAGTATCTTCCGTCACCTTATAGCGCTTATCAGCCACCGTACAGTAATTATGGCACACAGTACGAAACCACGGCACTGGCCGCATCTTGCTATTCAAATTATCCCAGCTCAACGTACCACGTTACGCCTGCTAGCCAAAATCATCAGAGCTCCACATACTCACCGGTCGTTACTAACTATGCGTACGGatatcagcaacagcagcagtcttACGTAACTGCACCGTCCAGTTCGATGGCCAGCGGTACCGGGACCTCTACCTATGCTCCAAGCTATGGTTACAGCAACACTAACGCGGCCCACAAGCAAACCGGTGGCTACTATACCAACTATCAGACAGTTTCTACGTCCGGTGGTGGAACAACGGCATATCCTTCCATCTATACTACGGCCACCGGTACGGTTGCGATGGGTGCGGACGCTCAGACAGGACTGAGATCAAAGTCTAGAAGTGTACCGGACATTATGCGACAGTTGGACGATGAGGTGCAAGATTCAGCGACGCGAAGGACGCGTAATAACAGTCAAACGATTGCCGATCGTCAAACGGGCACTGATCAGTATGCTG CATCATCTAATAGCAGCACCGAAAGGAGTTCCGTCGACTACACTATTTACAATCAACTAACGCAAACCGATCAAAACATTGTGAAACGGATTAGTAATATGGGATTCCCACTGGAACGGGTGGTGTGGGTATTGAAGCGCATTGGAAACGACGACAAAAAG ATCGTCGAACATCTGATACCGTTGAATGAGCTGCTGGATCTTGGCTTTGAgggagaaaaaatctcagacgcACTGCTAAAGTTCGacaacaataaacataaaGCGCTTGATTATTTGATTTCGTAG